Below is a genomic region from Triticum dicoccoides isolate Atlit2015 ecotype Zavitan chromosome 5A, WEW_v2.0, whole genome shotgun sequence.
ctcgtatatggaggtgacaaagagctcatcgtaaaaggttacgttgatgcaagctttgacactgatccggacgattctaaatcgcaaaccggatacgtgtttacattaaacggtggagctgtcagttggtgcagttctaaacaaagcgtcgtagcgggatctacatgtgaagcggaatacatagctgcttcgaaagcagcaaatgaaggagtctggatgaaggagttcatatccgatctaggtgtcatacctagtgcatcgggtccaatgaaaatcttttgtgacaatactggtgcaattgccttggcaaaggaatccagatttcacaaaaggaccaaacacatcaagagacgcttcaactccatccgggatctagtccaggtgggagacatagagatttgcaagatacatacagatctgaatgttgcagacccgttgactaagcctcttccacgagcaaaacatgatcagcaccaaggctccatgggtgttagaatcattacagtgtaatctagattattgactctagtgcaagtgggagactgaaggaaatatgccctagaggcaataataaagttattatttatttccttatatcatgataaatgtttattattcatgctagaattgtattaaccggaaacataatacatgtgtgaatacatagacaaacatagtgtcactagtatgcctctacttgactagctcgttaatcaaagatggttatgtttcctaaccatggacaaagagttgttatttgattaacgggatcacatcattaggtgaatgatctgattgacatgacccattccattagcttagcacccgatcgtttagtatgttgctattgctttcttcatgacttatacatgttcctatgactatgagattatgcaactcccgtttgccggaggaacactttgtgtgctaccaaacgtcacaacgtaactgggtgattataaaggagctctacaggtgtctccaaaggtacatgttgggttggcgtatttcgagattaggatttgtcactccgattgtcggagaggtatctctgggccctctcggtaatgcacatcacttaagccttgcaagcattgcaactaatgagctagttgcaggatgttgtattacaaaacgagtaaagagacttgccggtaacgagattgaactaggtattggaataccgacaatcgaatctcgggcaagtaacataccgatgacaaagggaacaacgtatgttgttatgcggtctgactgataaagatcttcgtagaatatgtaggagccaatatgggcatccaggtcccgctattggttattgaccggagacatgtctcggtcatgtctacattgttctcgaacccgtagggtccgcacgcttaaggttacgatgacagttatattatgagtttatgcattttgatgtaccgaagtttgtttggagtcccggatgtgatcacggacatgacgaggagtctcgaaatggtcgagacataaagattgatatattggaagcctatgtttggatatcggaagtgttccgggtgaaatcgggatttttccggagtaccgggaggttaccggaaccccccaggagctatatgggcctttatgggccttagtggaagaagaggggaggcagccagggctgggccgcgcgcccctcccccctagtccgaataggacaaggagagagggggccggcgcccccttccttctctctctctctctttcccacctcgcgagtcctattccaactaggattgggggagaagtcctactcccggagggagtaggactcctcctggcgcgccctatgtggccgttcggcctccccctcttggtcctttatatacaaaggcaggggcaccccagagagacacaagttgatccacgtgatctattccttagccgtgtgcggcgcccccagccaccatagtcctcgataatattgtagcagtgcttaggtgaagccctgcagcagtagtacgtcaagatcgtcaccacgccgtcgtgctgacggaactcttccccgacactttgctggatcggagtccggggattgtcatcgagctgaacgtgtgctagaactcggaggtgtcgtagtttcggtgcttgatcggtcggatcgtggagacgtacgactacatcaaccaaacgcttccgttgtcgatctactaggtatgtagatcatactccccctctcgttgctatgcatcaccatgatcttgcgtgtgcgtaggaaaaattttgaaattactacgaaacccaacagtattcacacatgtactaagtttccggttaatacaattctagcatgaataataaacatttatcatgatataaggaaatataaataacaactttattattgcctctagggcatatttccttcaattgtctTCACTGTCCTCCTCTTCCTCCTATTCAGATATAGTTGACGGCCTCTGCGTGCCAATAGACTGTCCCTGTAGCAAAAATTTGCCCACCACAGAAGTGATCCCCCCACCCTGCTGAAACAAAGACCCAGAGGGGTCCATTCTATACCTTTTTGACAGAGATCAAGACAAACTGTTATCAACAGGAATAGAATTTTGGCTTTTCTGGGGGGGCACCCACCACAATTCTTTCGAACTCATAAAAAATTTATAGAACTTGTCACCAAGGGTGCCTTCAGCCGATGGAGGGATTTTCTCAGCATCCCTACACCCCaatgattacccacaagtataggggatcacaacagttttcgagggtaaagtattcaacccaaatgtattgattcgacacaagcggagccaaagaatattctcaagtattagcagctaagttgtcaatccaaccacacctggaaacttagtatctgcagtaaagtatttagtagcaaagtaatatgatagtagtggtaacggtagcaaaaggtaacagtagtaaaagtaatgtttttggtattttgtagtgatgatagcaatagcaacgggaaagtaaataagcgaagaacaatatatggaaagctcgtaggcaatggatcggtgatggagaattatgccggatgcggttcatcatgtaacagtcataacctagggtgacacagaactagctccacttcatcaatgtaatgtaggcatgtattccgaatatagtcaaacgtgcttatggaaaagaacttgcatgacatcttttgtcctaccctcccgtggcagcggggtccttatggaaactaagggatattaaggcctccttttaatagagtaccggaacaaagcattaacacatagtgaatacatgaactcctcaaactacggtcatcaccggtaagtatcccgattattgtcacttcggggttaacggatcataacacataataggtgactatagacttgcaagataggatcaagaactctcatatattgatgaaaacataataggttcagatctaaaatcatggcactcgggccctagtgacaagcattaagcatagcaaagtcatagcaacatcaatctcagaacatagtgggtactagggatcaaaccctaacaaaactaacttgattgcatgatagatctcatccaacccatcgccgtccggcaagcctacgatggaattactcacgcacggcggtgagcatcatgaaattggtgatggaggatggttgatgatgacgatggcgatggattcccctcttcggagcccgaaacggactccagatcagccctcccgagaggttttagggcttggcggcggctccgtatcgtaaaacgcaatgaattcttctctctgattttttctccccgaaacacaatatatagagttggagttggagtcggaggagctccagggagcccacaaggtagggggcgcgcccccaccctcgtggacaggtggtgggccccctggccttcatcttttgcaggtagtttttatattttccaataagttgctccgtgaagtttcaggtcattccgagaacgtttgtttctgcacataaataacacaatggtaattctgctgaaaacagcgtcagtccgggttagttccattcaaatcatgcaagttagagtccaaaacaagggcaaaggtgtttggaaaagtagatacgacggaaacGTATCACCCAACAAGATACACGGAAACCCGGGCTTATGCAGTGTTGCCATATCAACTTCCAAAGTGACACTCACCAGACCACCAGCATAGGAAACATGCTCTGGACACCTCTTGTCTAATGGAACATTCTTCACAGGAACCCAAGCTTTGTGCATATCCCTTTTGGCACCCACACAAGCAGACCAAGATGAAATGTTAACCACAACAGCCCCGTCTTTAATAGGAAGACGTTTAGCAAAACAACAGGTGCATTCAACATCCTTATGATTAGGAAATCACATGGTATATTGAGTGGGACTAATAGGACGAGCAGTACAAGTCCACCGAACTCTGAAGAAGCCATTGAACTCAGTCTCTAATTCCTTTGCAGTGGTAAACCCCTCCAACACAGTAATGACTACCAATGTTGTTCCTCTCTTTCACATTCTTCCTTATGCACAAATCTGGGAAATAGAAGAAGCCCTCGCCCGGGGACTGGAACCCACACATAGCAGGAATACACTCCCATGGCCGCAATGCTTGGCACAGCTGCGCCATGTGCCCAAGCTTCCCACATCGATCACAATGAATAGTAGGCCAACGAGGAGTGAAATGATCTAGAAGATTGCAGTTAAAGCAGAGCTCCTGGTTGATTGTGTTGCCTTGAAAAGGAGCAGGTGGTGGGATCTGCCCCTTGCACTTGGATGTCGCACCCCCTTGCTCGTCGACTTCACCGGATCCGCCCAACGATCCAGGCCCCCGCCACCGAGGTTTTGGCCGCCTCCCAACGATCATCGGGTTCCGATCCAGATGAACTGCGCTAGCCTCCGCCCAACGACGGATTCGCCCCCAGACACTACCAAACCAGGTTGCGTCCCTGGCCGCCAGCCTGGTAACGCCCACCATGATTCCTTCCCGTGCCAACATCCTTATGCCCCCCCCAAACTTCCCACCGCCGCGATCCCCCATCACCGATGAGCTGGATCTTGCAGCCTGATGAGACAAGAGAGAGGGACTGGCCACAACTTGAGGAAAGGATCGCTCGTCGTTGTCCAGCTTGCCCCGCCACCACCCAAAGGAGTCGAAAATGTGGATGGGATCAGAAACCCTAGACCTCCGCCATAGGTGGCCAAACTATGGTTCGAGGTAAGAATCGCCCGCGATGTGATGGGAGTGCGAAGTGACCGAGGTGGAGTCCAACCCCTCCCCCATACAGCTCACCCGTGGCAAATCCTCTATGGGGCCCTCATGGCGGTGGGGCGGACCAGGACCCAGAATCCCCCCCACCAACCAGAAGCTGCGACCGCCATGGCCCAGCTGTCATACGACTAGCTGGTGCTGACGTAGTCGTGCATGGCGGACCGGATTCGCATGGCGAGGGAATCCTGTGGTCAACTCTCACCAAATGACAAGGAAACTGCATGACTACCTTCCTGTACCGCCTCGCCCTCACACAGCCTGTGTGCATCCACCGTCACATCGTCGACGTTGAGGAGCACCAGCTTGAGCGCGTCTTGCGGGAGAATCAGCAGTTCATGATCGAAGGGGATAGTATGCCGAGATCGAAGATCCATGACCAACGAAACCTCCCAACGCCTGTCGTGCGCGGCCATCCCTCGCGGGGTCAGAGAGGTACTTTCTTCATGACCACCATCGCCATGAGTTATTGCTTCACAGATTTGAGGTGACATGGCATGGCAACTTCTTTCCAATAAGACGGCGAGTTAGCTTAAGTTTTACCCGATTCTTCCTCGAGGGCTGGGGTTTCACTCCTTTGCCCCGAAGACAAGTACGCTTAATTTGTGGCAAGCATTTTAACCTTGTCTTGTATCTATCTTAAAAATATGAGAGGTTTACAGGGATGGCTCCATGGAGGTGGGGAACGGTTGAGGGAAGGCAGCAACGCTGGTGTGGGCCGCGGGAGCGCCATCTCCCACAGGTGGTTGTGTCTAGCGGTCCGAACGAGGGAGCTAAGTACCCAATCCAAAACCGTTTATACAGCATCGCTCTACTTATATGCGATATACTCTCATCTTATATTTGTCTAAGTTCGAATGTATCAAATCACATTTTAGTATTATATACATCCATATATAGATAAATTAAAACAAGAATTTTAGTACAAAGGGAGTACTAAACTTATTTACGTGGCAAAGAAAAaacctactccctctgtaaacttttataagagcgtttagatcactgaaGCAGTGCATTtgcttacagagggagtagtatttatcagCTATATGCACAAAGCCATGCGGTACTCCACATCTATGAGGTTGAGAATTTTGAGCACAAGTTCCAGCCATTTTAACAGCTTATGAGCTGTAGCTTTCATTTAATTAGAGCAAAGctatcatttcacatagatcttgaCATGCATCTCGAAGCTGCTTTGCTTACACAGGAATTACGTGGGAAATCCATTGCCCGTGAAATCTGCAGCTTCTCAGAAGTAACTCGTAGGACAGACAATTGCCCAATCAACCAAAAGCAAATATATCCAGCAGCATGTCGAGAATGAAATCAACCACAGGAAATCTTTAATGTTAACCACAGAGAAGTTCACACTCCGCGGAGCAAAAAGAGAACTACTCAGTACCAAAACATTGGGAACAAGCATAGATACTAAGAACTGGCTCAAGCTTCTGCTCAGGAAACAACAAGCGCTCTAGTAACCACCCTTGAGATCGTTGACGACGTCGTACGGGATGGGGGTGACCGTCTCGATGGTGGTGCCCTCCACCATGAACCCAGGCTTGGGGCCTGCTGGCTGCCTCTTGGTGCTGATGACCTCACCACGCGCCTTGGCCTCCGCCTTCAGCTTGTCGTTGTTGAGCTTCCTCTGGAGGAACTCCTCGTTGCACCTGGATGGCTGCACGTGCTCCACACGCACATGGATCCTCTTCTTGAtgatcctgttgccaacctgatgaCAGAGAACACATGTTACAATCTGTGTACAGAGCACAGACATATATGAAACCACTGATACATAGTACAGGGCAACATTTACATGTAAAAGGCATGACAAGCAAACACTAATTTAGATGTATAACACAAAGTAGTTTACAGACAAGGAAATGCAGAAATAATATTGGGACCAACATCAAGTGATGTAAAATGTGGCTTACTGTGGTCTACCAATCCAAATGGATAAAACAAACAACTACTACCAACGAGAATCATTAGAGAGCTAACATTTACCGTGTACAAAAATCTTATCAGCATACAAAGATGAGCCATGAAATGCATCCAAACTACTACATATTAGACAAAACAAGCCATGAAATGCATCCAAACTAGGACACATTAGATGAAACGGGCTAGGATATGCAACCCATATGCAACATTACATGAAACAAGCCAAGGTATCCACTAAATAAGAAAACAGATGTTTATATGTGTATCATCCAATTAGGCTGTCATAACTGCTACAGGTAATGCATGCAGTCAGAGGAAGCCAGAATGAAATTTTAATGTATGCCCATCACACGAATCGTGCGCCACAAAAACCTCTCCCGTGGAATACCACGCCTTCCCATAGCTGAAGGGGGAAGCGCTCGGCCTAGGGCATGTGTAATCAAACAGTTCAATCTAATCCATTCTCAAGATGCAGCATAACATAACAGGACATC
It encodes:
- the LOC119304113 gene encoding 60S ribosomal protein L21-2-like codes for the protein MPAGHGLRSRTRDLFARPFRKKGYIPLTTYLRTYKVGEHVDVKVNGAVHKGMPHKFYHGRTGRVWNVTKRAIGVEINKQVGNRIIKKRIHVRVEHVQPSRCNEEFLQRKLNNDKLKAEAKARGEVISTKRQPAGPKPGFMVEGTTIETVTPIPYDVVNDLKGGY